The following is a genomic window from candidate division KSB1 bacterium.
CTTCATTGAAAGAATAATTTCGTGGTAATCGTACTTTTCGCAAATTCGAACAAACTCCAGCGCCGACTCGACCATGCCTTCGGGTGTGTCCCCATAGCGGTTCATGATGCGGTCGGAAAGCGAGCCGTGATTTGTGCCAATGCGTATGGCGCGTCCCAGAGATTTGCACTTAGCAACTAACGGCTTGAACTTTTCATCAATCCTTTCTAATTCCTGCTGGTACTCGGCGTCGGTATATTCGTATTGCTCAAATCTTTTCCTGTCCGCATAATTGCCGGGATTGATTCGCACTTTTTCAACATAATTTGCAGCAACCAGTGCGGCATTCGGCGTGAAGTGAATGTCCGCAACCAGCGGCACATGAATGCCATGTTTACTTAATTCGGTTTTGATATTTTTTAAATTCTCCGCCTCGTTAATAGAGGGCGCTGTAATGCGGACAATCTCGCAGCCGACCTCAACCAACTGAATCACTTCTTCAACAGTTGCTTTCGTGTTCATCGTATCCGAGATGGTCATTGACTGCACGCGGATTGGGTTATCTCCACCGACCGCCACATCAGCGATCTGGACAACACGGGTTTTACGGCGACGATATTCAAATAGACTATCGCAGAATTTAATTTCAGAGGCCATTATTTTGAACTTAACAATTCTCCTTCTTTATAAACAACCTCCCCGCCAACCACGGTCATCCACACCTTAATATCAAACAACCGCTCTTCAGGTTCAGTCATTAAATTTCTTTCGAGAACTACTAAATCGGCGTATTTCCCGGGTTCGATTGAGCCAATCAGATCTTCGGAGAAAGCAGCCTTTGCTCCCCAAATCGTAAGAGACTTCAATGCTTCTTCACGAGTCATTTTATATTCCGGGTGCCAGCCGTCGGTGGAAAAACCGGTGGTGTCTTTACGCACACAAGCGGCGTAAAACTCAATCATCGGATTGCCTTCTTCAACGGGTGCATCGGAGCCGCCGGGAATGTAACTGCCTTGATCGATGAACTGACGCCAGGCATATCCTTCGGGCATTCGATCCAACCCAAGCCGGCGGACGGCGAAATGCAAGTCGCCGATAGCGTGACTCGGCTGCATGCTTGGAATAACTCCCAACTCTTTAAAACGAGGAATATCATCGAGATGGACGATTTGCGCATGCTCAATTCGGAATCTCGGCGGCATATGCGTCCTCTGACTTTCCGGTATTTCATTGAAGGCACGCTCGAAAAGGTCGAGAATCCTTCGATTGGCACCGTCGCCAATTGCATGAATAACCATCTGGATATTATTTTCTAAAGCTTTCTTGATCGTCGGATAAATTTCTTCGTCTTGGTAAATTAGAAGACCTTTGGTGTCTGCATCGCTATACGGTTCAAGCAAAGCGGCGCCGCGCGAACCCAATGCGCCATCGGCCGTGATTTTTATAGCGCGCACGTTCAACTTATCGTCGTACAAACCAATTTGCGGCCCTTCCTCTAACAGGCGTTCTGCGTGCTCATTTGGACCGCGGATACATACATATAAACGAATTTTCAGCTCGTCGTTTTCGTACATGTTTTTCCACAAATCGACCGTATCAAAACTGCTGCCCATGTCGTGAACTTGCGTTAAACCGTAAGCAAGCGCAACTTCATCTGCTTTTTTTGCATATTCCCGCT
Proteins encoded in this region:
- a CDS encoding amidohydrolase, yielding MKTLLLELTLGFIFIMASINCSGQKADLVFKNGVIYTVDENMSQAQAIAVADKKIIAVGTDAEIDEFVGTGTQVVDLEGKTMTPGFIDSHYHFMGVGQREFRLNLDGTKSLQEFLDKVAAEVAAKSKGEWITGRGWIEEDWPSKRFPTRQDLDKIAPDNPVILGRADGHAVVVNSKALEIAGITKATEDPQGGKILRDQYSGEATGLLIDRAMSLVRQYMPSDDSPEIQREYAKKADEVALAYGLTQVHDMGSSFDTVDLWKNMYENDELKIRLYVCIRGPNEHAERLLEEGPQIGLYDDKLNVRAIKITADGALGSRGAALLEPYSDADTKGLLIYQDEEIYPTIKKALENNIQMVIHAIGDGANRRILDLFERAFNEIPESQRTHMPPRFRIEHAQIVHLDDIPRFKELGVIPSMQPSHAIGDLHFAVRRLGLDRMPEGYAWRQFIDQGSYIPGGSDAPVEEGNPMIEFYAACVRKDTTGFSTDGWHPEYKMTREEALKSLTIWGAKAAFSEDLIGSIEPGKYADLVVLERNLMTEPEERLFDIKVWMTVVGGEVVYKEGELLSSK